The proteins below come from a single Azospirillum sp. B510 genomic window:
- a CDS encoding MbtH family protein translates to MTTETTIEAAAGTGELYDVVVNDEQQYSIWPAGRDVPAGWRKAVPAPAPKAECLERIERVWTDMRPASLRRRD, encoded by the coding sequence ATGACGACTGAAACGACGATTGAAGCGGCGGCCGGAACCGGGGAACTCTACGACGTCGTCGTCAACGACGAGCAACAATATTCGATCTGGCCGGCCGGCCGGGACGTGCCCGCCGGATGGCGCAAGGCGGTTCCGGCCCCGGCCCCCAAGGCCGAATGCCTGGAGCGGATCGAACGGGTCTGGACCGACATGCGTCCGGCAAGCCTGCGCCGCCGGGATTGA
- a CDS encoding non-ribosomal peptide synthetase — MTASPMAMRKFPATSAQERLWLLQSMQPDNSAYTVTEAIRLRGPLDVAVLSGAFAQLVAAHGQLRAVFGLDGDELHQTERVPADVGTEIAFHIMAPEEIDAWLRAETARSFDMAHGPLFRAHLLDLGGNDHLFVLSVHHIVTDGWSSGLFFRQLGDAYRAIRQGRTATPDAGDYMQVVRRERAYLASAAFDADFERAAALLDGRVGPLALPTAGRPSKQPGAATTRRTIPAALDRRLDALARRIGVSKVMLYLAGYGVMLSRFASQPTVAVAVPFLTRDHASDAETYGLQLNTVVVPVDPRRQESWTALLLRMRDVVFAVFETGAVPFDRLMARVGGLPQAMLVVQPDACTVPVFDGVEASWHFVENAHPKFDVLLQIDRASVRSSSDAAPAEELFAAIEHRTDTITPALASRMLEGWFALMGSLADDPDAGIGPLDLTGGEDRAETRALLRADERLPPLDPVTAFADIAARMPEATAIRHDGKSLNYGALARRVAAIRDALVAHGIGPGDFVGVCLHRVPDLIATLLAILDSGAAYVPLDPAYPANRLDFIARDASCALIVGAAATRGVLRDLPAHSLDIADIAGDASPAGFVPTRGHGAETAAYLIYTSGSTGRPKGVIIPRRALWAFIAWSRTVFPADDLACVLASTSICFDLSVFEIFLPLATGGAIRLVETALALVEAPLPAPSLVNTVPSAMAELTRAGALGGATRVVNLAGEPLPRRLCAEIGKLLPAVRLCNLYGPSEDTTYSTWSEVALEDTDEPLIGWPISGTNCYLLDDTLRPVPAGVVGELYLGGKGVALGYLGRPGLTAERFLPDPWLPGRRMYRTGDRAVLMPDGGLRYLGRNDHQVKLRGFRIETPEIESVAERMAGVERALVTLVGQDDARELALYWTGGASEQAVRAALRETLPGFMIPGRFIPLERFPLNANGKIDRARLPAPAGAAAADADPMTPSERRVAALFTEITGSAAAAGTDFFESGGHSLLAMRFIARSQEALGVRLTLAEMFTLRTVRAIAEREERAAAAPMQAPPILPGSGDGPVPLSFAQERLWTVDRLRTGSTMLNIGIGTAVEGPLDVRALRASINALTRRHAGLRLRVGHDAKGRLQQYARSDDRAFLREVTVDGVAARDHALAEMLATPFDLAIEPPARWMLVHEPGRTVLGLVIHHLAADAWSLDVIMRELWEAYEAALGQEPAPPSDAAPVPSTIDYALWQRRLLDDPARRESDLAYWREALADAPERLQLPFDHPPARATSYRGARLKRRLDDAAVDGLAAVARRSGASTFVGLLAVYQALLARLSMQDDIVVGIPVANRETPGAESIVGCLLNTLALRADFSGRPSLAALVGQMQARCMEAYRHQTTPFELIVSALDIRRAVEHTPLVQAMLVFNADLVAERSPAGLALEGIDIPPLDTQYDLTLMIGRDRRGWTARWDYRRDLFDPQTLERIAGFFETLLAEAVRAPHTPLHRLPLGPAGAIAPAPDPAPAPRCLHEMFVEQVARSPEAPALRDADGAMTYRALDGEAEALADRLAASGVGLEDRVAVLLPKSRGSVVAAIAAAKAGAAFLLLDPALPQERLELIVADAGAAVLVTDADGAARLAAKVPRTLRIDGTEARAPRRAAPPISPDSLSYVIYTSGSTGRPKGVLVTHRGLAQLRALHRDAFLAGPGAHVLQYAPPTFDAAVWDMVMALLNGACLHLAPPEELLPGAPLARMLASRGITHLTLPPSNMAMVPPDCGHRLANLVFAGEALPAEIVQRWSGVERVWNGYGPTETTVCATIGRCRAAVGRDAAGTEAPGIGRALAGTCAYVLDEGLNLVPPGLVGELHVGGDGVARGYLGQPARTAQSFLPDPFAARPGARMYRTGDLVRVRPDGELVFVGRADEQVKLRGIRIETGEIEKVLAELDPRIGDVAVVVAGSGSERRLVAFVTGPETVAEAALHAALARKLPGYMVPAAVQRLERFPLTRNGKLDRKALAAAAARPQAAAAHRKPPRGPVETRIAKIWSRLLPGVAIGRDDSFFALGGTSLLMVRLHEELDRQYRGVFKPIDLFRLNTVASIAAELETNGAIDAEDALDLTIRL, encoded by the coding sequence ATGACCGCCAGCCCCATGGCCATGCGCAAATTCCCCGCGACATCGGCCCAGGAACGCCTCTGGCTCCTCCAGAGCATGCAGCCCGACAACAGCGCCTACACCGTCACCGAGGCGATCCGGCTGCGTGGTCCGCTCGACGTGGCCGTCCTATCGGGGGCCTTCGCGCAGCTCGTCGCGGCGCACGGCCAGTTGCGGGCCGTGTTCGGCCTCGACGGAGACGAACTGCATCAGACGGAGCGGGTTCCGGCGGATGTCGGCACCGAGATCGCCTTCCACATCATGGCACCGGAAGAGATCGACGCATGGCTGCGGGCGGAGACTGCGCGCAGCTTCGATATGGCGCATGGGCCGCTGTTCCGCGCGCATCTCCTTGATTTGGGCGGCAACGACCACCTGTTCGTCCTGAGCGTGCACCACATCGTGACCGATGGCTGGTCGTCCGGCCTGTTCTTCCGCCAGCTCGGCGATGCCTACCGTGCGATCCGGCAGGGGAGGACGGCGACGCCGGACGCCGGCGACTACATGCAGGTCGTGCGGCGCGAACGCGCCTATCTCGCCTCCGCGGCGTTCGACGCGGATTTCGAACGCGCAGCGGCGCTGCTGGACGGGCGCGTGGGGCCGCTGGCCCTGCCGACCGCCGGCAGGCCGTCGAAACAGCCCGGCGCCGCCACGACGCGCCGCACCATTCCCGCGGCGCTCGACCGGCGTCTCGACGCCCTCGCCCGCCGGATCGGCGTATCGAAGGTCATGCTCTATCTCGCCGGCTACGGCGTGATGCTGTCGCGTTTCGCAAGCCAGCCGACGGTCGCGGTCGCCGTCCCGTTCCTCACGAGGGATCACGCGAGCGATGCGGAGACCTATGGCCTGCAGCTCAACACCGTCGTCGTCCCGGTCGATCCGCGCCGCCAGGAGAGCTGGACGGCCCTGCTGCTGCGCATGCGCGACGTGGTTTTCGCCGTGTTCGAAACCGGCGCGGTTCCCTTCGACCGGCTGATGGCGCGCGTCGGCGGCCTGCCGCAGGCGATGCTGGTAGTCCAGCCCGACGCCTGCACCGTGCCCGTCTTCGATGGCGTCGAGGCGTCCTGGCATTTCGTCGAGAACGCGCACCCCAAATTCGACGTCCTCCTCCAGATTGATCGCGCCAGCGTCCGCTCCTCTTCCGACGCGGCGCCGGCGGAGGAACTGTTCGCGGCCATCGAGCATCGCACAGACACGATCACGCCGGCGCTGGCTTCCCGTATGCTGGAAGGCTGGTTCGCCCTGATGGGCTCCCTCGCCGACGATCCGGACGCCGGGATCGGCCCGCTCGACCTCACCGGCGGGGAGGATCGCGCCGAGACGCGCGCGCTGCTGCGGGCCGACGAAAGGCTCCCTCCCCTCGATCCTGTCACCGCCTTCGCCGACATCGCGGCGCGCATGCCCGAGGCGACGGCGATCCGCCACGACGGAAAGAGCCTGAACTACGGCGCACTCGCACGCCGGGTCGCCGCGATCCGCGATGCCCTCGTCGCGCACGGGATCGGACCCGGTGACTTTGTCGGCGTTTGCCTGCACCGCGTCCCAGATCTGATTGCCACGCTTCTGGCGATCCTCGATAGCGGTGCCGCCTATGTGCCGCTGGATCCGGCCTACCCTGCCAATCGGCTCGATTTCATCGCCCGCGACGCGTCCTGCGCCCTGATCGTGGGTGCGGCGGCCACGCGCGGCGTCCTGCGCGACCTTCCCGCGCACAGCCTCGACATCGCCGACATCGCCGGCGACGCGTCGCCGGCAGGCTTCGTGCCGACACGCGGACACGGCGCGGAAACGGCGGCCTATCTCATCTACACCTCCGGCTCCACCGGACGGCCGAAGGGCGTCATCATCCCGCGCCGCGCCCTGTGGGCCTTCATTGCATGGTCGCGCACCGTCTTCCCGGCGGACGACCTCGCCTGCGTGCTCGCCAGCACCTCGATCTGCTTCGACCTCTCGGTCTTCGAGATTTTCCTTCCGCTCGCCACCGGGGGGGCGATCCGGCTGGTGGAGACGGCGCTCGCCCTCGTCGAAGCGCCTTTGCCGGCCCCGAGCCTCGTCAACACGGTGCCGTCGGCGATGGCCGAGCTTACCCGCGCCGGCGCGCTCGGCGGAGCGACCCGCGTCGTCAACCTGGCGGGCGAGCCGCTCCCGAGGCGCCTGTGCGCCGAAATCGGCAAGCTGCTGCCGGCGGTGCGGCTCTGCAATCTCTACGGCCCGTCGGAAGACACCACCTACTCCACCTGGAGCGAGGTGGCGCTGGAGGACACGGACGAACCCCTCATCGGCTGGCCGATCTCCGGAACGAACTGCTACCTCCTCGACGACACTCTCCGGCCCGTTCCGGCCGGCGTGGTGGGCGAGCTGTATCTCGGCGGCAAAGGCGTAGCGCTCGGCTATCTCGGCCGTCCCGGACTGACGGCGGAACGCTTCCTGCCGGACCCGTGGCTGCCGGGCAGGCGGATGTATCGCACCGGCGACCGCGCCGTCCTCATGCCGGACGGCGGCCTGCGCTATCTCGGGCGCAACGATCATCAGGTCAAGCTCCGCGGGTTCCGCATCGAGACGCCGGAAATCGAGAGCGTCGCCGAACGCATGGCCGGCGTCGAACGGGCGCTGGTGACGCTGGTCGGACAGGACGACGCCCGCGAACTCGCGCTCTACTGGACGGGCGGTGCCTCGGAACAGGCGGTGCGGGCGGCGCTGCGGGAAACGCTGCCGGGCTTCATGATCCCCGGACGCTTCATTCCGCTGGAACGTTTCCCGCTCAACGCCAACGGCAAGATCGACCGCGCCCGCCTGCCGGCTCCCGCCGGGGCGGCGGCCGCGGATGCCGACCCGATGACACCCTCCGAACGGCGGGTCGCGGCGCTTTTCACAGAGATCACCGGCTCCGCCGCCGCCGCCGGCACCGACTTCTTCGAAAGCGGCGGACATTCGCTGCTCGCCATGCGGTTCATCGCCCGCTCGCAGGAGGCGTTGGGCGTGCGCCTGACCCTTGCGGAGATGTTCACCCTGCGCACCGTCCGCGCGATCGCCGAACGGGAGGAACGGGCGGCGGCGGCGCCGATGCAGGCGCCGCCGATCCTTCCCGGGTCCGGCGACGGGCCGGTCCCTCTTTCCTTCGCGCAGGAGCGGCTGTGGACCGTCGACCGGCTGCGCACCGGCAGCACGATGCTGAACATCGGGATCGGCACCGCCGTCGAAGGGCCGCTCGACGTCCGCGCCCTGCGTGCCTCGATCAACGCGCTGACGCGCCGACACGCCGGCCTTCGCCTGCGTGTCGGGCACGACGCCAAGGGACGCCTGCAACAATATGCCCGCTCCGACGACCGGGCGTTCCTGCGGGAAGTCACCGTCGACGGTGTCGCCGCCCGCGACCACGCGCTCGCGGAAATGCTGGCGACCCCCTTCGATCTCGCCATCGAGCCGCCGGCCCGCTGGATGCTTGTGCATGAGCCCGGCCGCACGGTTCTCGGATTGGTCATCCACCACCTCGCCGCCGACGCCTGGTCGCTCGACGTGATCATGCGCGAGCTGTGGGAGGCCTATGAAGCGGCGCTCGGGCAGGAGCCGGCACCGCCGTCGGATGCCGCGCCAGTTCCCTCAACCATCGACTATGCGCTGTGGCAGCGGCGCCTGCTCGACGACCCCGCGCGCAGGGAAAGCGACCTCGCCTATTGGCGCGAGGCGCTGGCCGATGCTCCCGAGCGTCTGCAACTGCCCTTCGACCATCCTCCGGCCCGCGCCACGAGCTATCGCGGGGCGCGCCTGAAGCGGCGCCTCGACGATGCCGCCGTCGACGGCCTGGCCGCCGTCGCCCGCCGTTCGGGGGCCTCCACCTTCGTCGGCCTGCTCGCCGTCTATCAGGCGCTTCTCGCCCGGCTGTCGATGCAGGACGACATCGTCGTCGGGATCCCGGTGGCGAACCGAGAAACGCCGGGGGCGGAATCGATCGTCGGCTGCCTGCTGAACACCCTGGCTCTCCGCGCCGATTTTTCCGGACGCCCCTCCCTCGCGGCGCTGGTCGGCCAGATGCAGGCCCGCTGCATGGAGGCATACCGGCACCAGACGACGCCGTTCGAACTGATCGTCTCGGCGCTCGACATACGGCGCGCGGTCGAACATACGCCGCTTGTCCAGGCCATGCTGGTGTTCAACGCGGATCTGGTCGCCGAACGCTCCCCGGCGGGCCTTGCCCTGGAAGGGATCGACATCCCGCCTCTCGACACCCAATACGACCTGACCCTGATGATCGGGCGCGACCGCCGCGGCTGGACCGCGCGCTGGGACTACCGGCGCGACCTGTTCGATCCACAAACCCTGGAACGGATCGCCGGTTTCTTCGAGACTTTGCTTGCCGAAGCGGTGCGCGCTCCGCACACGCCGCTCCACCGGCTGCCCTTGGGTCCCGCCGGCGCGATCGCACCGGCCCCGGACCCTGCCCCCGCCCCCCGCTGTCTGCACGAGATGTTCGTCGAGCAGGTCGCCCGCAGCCCCGAGGCTCCGGCCCTGCGGGATGCGGACGGGGCGATGACCTACCGCGCCCTGGACGGGGAGGCGGAGGCGCTGGCGGACCGGCTCGCCGCCTCCGGCGTCGGCCTGGAGGATCGTGTCGCGGTTCTCCTGCCGAAAAGCCGCGGATCGGTCGTCGCGGCGATCGCCGCCGCCAAGGCCGGCGCCGCCTTCCTCCTTCTCGATCCGGCGCTGCCGCAGGAGCGGCTGGAGCTGATCGTCGCGGACGCCGGCGCCGCGGTACTGGTCACCGATGCCGACGGGGCCGCCCGCCTCGCCGCGAAGGTGCCGCGGACCCTGCGTATCGACGGGACGGAAGCACGGGCACCCCGGCGCGCCGCACCGCCCATATCGCCCGACAGCCTCTCCTACGTGATCTACACCTCCGGCTCGACGGGCAGGCCGAAGGGGGTGCTCGTCACGCACCGCGGGCTGGCGCAGCTGCGCGCGCTGCATCGCGACGCCTTCCTGGCCGGCCCCGGCGCCCATGTCCTGCAATATGCGCCGCCCACCTTCGACGCGGCGGTGTGGGACATGGTCATGGCGCTGCTCAACGGCGCCTGCCTGCACCTCGCCCCGCCGGAAGAGCTGCTGCCTGGCGCGCCCCTGGCGCGGATGCTGGCCTCGCGCGGCATCACCCATCTTACCCTGCCGCCGTCCAACATGGCGATGGTGCCGCCCGATTGCGGACACCGGCTCGCCAATCTCGTCTTCGCCGGGGAAGCGCTTCCCGCCGAAATCGTGCAGCGCTGGTCGGGCGTCGAGCGGGTCTGGAACGGATACGGGCCGACCGAGACGACGGTGTGCGCCACGATCGGCCGGTGCCGGGCCGCCGTCGGCAGGGATGCCGCCGGCACGGAGGCGCCCGGCATCGGCCGCGCGCTCGCCGGCACCTGCGCCTATGTGCTCGACGAAGGGCTGAACCTGGTGCCGCCCGGCCTCGTCGGCGAGCTTCATGTCGGCGGCGACGGAGTGGCGCGAGGCTATCTCGGCCAGCCGGCCCGTACGGCGCAGAGCTTCCTGCCCGACCCCTTCGCGGCCCGGCCGGGGGCACGCATGTATCGCACGGGCGACCTCGTGCGGGTGCGTCCCGACGGCGAACTCGTCTTCGTGGGACGGGCCGACGAACAGGTGAAGCTGCGCGGCATCCGCATCGAGACGGGCGAGATCGAGAAGGTGCTGGCTGAACTCGATCCCCGGATCGGGGACGTCGCGGTCGTGGTCGCGGGATCGGGAAGCGAACGGCGGCTCGTCGCGTTCGTCACCGGGCCGGAAACCGTGGCGGAGGCGGCGCTGCATGCGGCGCTCGCCCGCAAGCTGCCGGGCTACATGGTGCCCGCCGCCGTGCAGCGGCTGGAGCGTTTCCCGCTGACGCGCAATGGCAAGCTCGACCGCAAGGCGCTGGCCGCCGCGGCCGCCCGGCCCCAAGCCGCGGCGGCGCATCGCAAGCCGCCGCGCGGCCCCGTCGAAACGCGGATCGCCAAAATCTGGAGCCGGCTTCTGCCGGGCGTCGCCATCGGCCGCGACGACTCCTTCTTCGCGCTCGGCGGCACCTCGCTCCTGATGGTGCGCCTGCACGAGGAATTGGATCGGCAATACCGGGGCGTTTTCAAACCGATCGACCTGTTCAGATTGAACACGGTGGCAAGCATCGCCGCCGAGTTGGAGACGAACGGCGCGATCGACGCCGAAGACGCCCTCGACCTCACCATCCGCCTATAG
- a CDS encoding branched-chain amino acid aminotransferase: MDIHTLSHHRAGIGADLQARIDGITLPEDLGFGRIMAPVVAKAVFRDGAWEAPRLTALEPMGLYPETQALHYGQAIFEGMKAYRNLGEIFEAPALLFRPRDHARRFNRSAARLGMPEFPEDVYVDTLVRLVAHLDRLIPDAPGQSLYLRPFMFGATPSLSVVPSTEYVFLVCATPSDVFFTTPINAWIERGYCRAGPGGTGSIKAAGNYAASFPAAAKLQGNGFQQLLWLDAVERRKLEEFTAMNVAVRIGDRLLTPALTDTILPGITRDSLLRLATSFGMPMHEATIEIEEVLDAIRSGGDVELFGCGTGSVVAPVKTLGDESGLRLDLPSQRIAGMFRRKLLDIQHGLAPAPAGWQVPVAPIGA, encoded by the coding sequence ATGGACATCCACACCCTTTCCCACCACCGCGCCGGCATCGGCGCGGACCTGCAGGCGCGCATCGACGGCATCACCCTGCCCGAGGATCTCGGATTCGGCAGGATCATGGCGCCGGTCGTGGCCAAGGCGGTCTTTCGTGACGGAGCCTGGGAAGCTCCCCGGCTGACCGCGCTCGAACCGATGGGCCTCTATCCCGAGACGCAGGCGCTGCATTACGGGCAGGCGATCTTCGAGGGCATGAAAGCCTATCGCAACCTCGGCGAAATCTTCGAGGCGCCGGCGCTGCTCTTCCGCCCGCGGGACCACGCACGCCGCTTCAACCGTTCCGCGGCTCGGCTCGGCATGCCGGAGTTCCCGGAAGACGTTTATGTCGACACGCTCGTCCGGCTCGTCGCGCATCTGGACCGGCTGATCCCCGACGCGCCGGGCCAGTCGCTTTACCTGCGCCCGTTCATGTTCGGCGCGACGCCGAGCCTTTCGGTGGTGCCCTCGACCGAATACGTCTTCCTCGTCTGCGCGACGCCCTCCGACGTCTTCTTCACCACGCCGATCAACGCCTGGATCGAGCGCGGCTATTGCCGGGCGGGACCCGGTGGCACCGGATCGATCAAGGCGGCTGGCAATTACGCAGCCAGTTTCCCCGCCGCGGCGAAGCTTCAGGGGAACGGCTTCCAGCAACTTCTCTGGCTCGACGCCGTCGAGCGCCGCAAGCTGGAGGAATTCACCGCGATGAACGTCGCGGTGCGCATCGGCGACCGGCTGCTCACGCCGGCGCTGACCGACACGATCCTGCCGGGGATCACCCGCGACAGCCTCCTGCGGCTCGCCACCTCCTTCGGCATGCCGATGCACGAGGCGACCATCGAGATCGAAGAGGTGCTCGACGCCATCCGCTCCGGCGGGGATGTCGAGCTGTTCGGCTGCGGCACCGGCTCGGTGGTCGCGCCGGTCAAGACCCTGGGTGACGAAAGCGGCCTGCGGCTCGACCTGCCGTCCCAACGCATCGCCGGGATGTTCCGCCGGAAGCTGCTCGACATCCAGCACGGCCTGGCACCGGCCCCCGCGGGCTGGCAGGTCCCCGTTGCCCCGATAGGAGCGTGA
- a CDS encoding acyl-homoserine-lactone synthase, protein MANPASFGTIPADFQNRFGGFRMITVFSGSDRTRHAELCRQMYRLRAQLFLNRRKWSVKVRDGEEIDCFDLQDPVYVCVTDPDQRLIGSLRLLPTMGPHMLSDVFPEVMGDARPIRRADTWESSRFCVDTQAARAFHPDGINEVTRALLGGLFGSARALGLQSIVSVYDIFVERILQRAGCRFTRLGPVHAYDGLNTVAGHFPVEMNLPSRFVAPGAVKSTLTESDAADGAPIAGTLSAILPARSLSVAAATAAFPQGRA, encoded by the coding sequence ATGGCCAATCCGGCGAGCTTTGGCACAATCCCCGCCGATTTCCAGAATCGGTTTGGGGGTTTCCGGATGATCACCGTCTTCAGCGGCTCCGATCGGACCCGGCATGCAGAACTCTGCCGCCAGATGTATCGGCTGCGCGCCCAACTCTTCCTCAATCGCCGGAAATGGTCCGTAAAGGTCCGGGACGGCGAGGAAATCGACTGCTTCGACCTGCAGGACCCGGTCTATGTCTGCGTCACGGATCCAGATCAGCGACTGATCGGGTCGCTGCGGCTCCTGCCGACCATGGGGCCGCATATGCTCTCGGACGTCTTTCCCGAGGTCATGGGCGACGCGCGGCCCATCCGCCGTGCCGACACCTGGGAAAGCTCCCGCTTCTGCGTCGACACGCAGGCGGCGCGCGCCTTCCATCCCGACGGGATCAACGAGGTGACGCGCGCACTCCTGGGCGGGCTTTTCGGCTCGGCACGGGCACTCGGGTTGCAGTCGATTGTCTCCGTCTACGACATCTTCGTCGAACGGATCCTTCAGCGCGCCGGCTGCCGCTTTACGCGTCTCGGTCCGGTTCACGCCTATGACGGCCTGAACACGGTCGCCGGGCATTTCCCCGTCGAGATGAATCTTCCTTCGCGCTTCGTCGCCCCCGGCGCGGTGAAATCGACCTTGACGGAAAGCGACGCCGCGGACGGGGCGCCGATCGCCGGCACTCTGTCGGCAATCCTGCCGGCAAGATCGCTTTCCGTCGCCGCCGCGACGGCTGCTTTCCCGCAAGGCCGCGCCTGA
- a CDS encoding thioesterase II family protein produces MRLFCIPYAGGGEDVFARWQEHFSAVADIRPARLPGRGSRFGERPLGSMTALVAELARQCADDGRPLAVLGHSFGAIAAYALVRHLEEAGRSVTRLFIGGARPPSLPSNRPEMHALSDGELTAEIGRLDGTEPEVLAHADLMAMFLPVLRADFRCVETYGPSHAPVRCPITVMGGRRDAIVPVEDLEPWRALTESACVLRLFDGDHFFINAELPQVARAIRADLARDLIASAGMPASMPQAIR; encoded by the coding sequence ATGCGGCTCTTCTGCATCCCCTATGCCGGCGGCGGCGAGGATGTCTTCGCCCGCTGGCAGGAGCATTTCTCAGCGGTCGCCGACATCCGGCCGGCGCGCCTTCCCGGGCGGGGCTCACGCTTCGGCGAGCGCCCGCTGGGGTCCATGACGGCGCTCGTCGCCGAACTCGCGCGCCAGTGCGCCGACGATGGCCGGCCGCTCGCCGTGCTGGGGCACAGCTTCGGAGCGATCGCCGCCTATGCGCTGGTCCGCCATCTCGAAGAGGCTGGCCGCAGCGTCACGCGCCTCTTCATCGGCGGGGCGCGCCCTCCCTCCCTGCCGTCCAACCGGCCGGAGATGCACGCGTTGAGCGACGGCGAACTGACTGCCGAAATCGGCCGGCTCGACGGCACGGAACCGGAAGTGCTGGCCCATGCCGACCTCATGGCGATGTTCCTGCCGGTTCTGCGCGCGGATTTCCGGTGCGTCGAGACCTATGGGCCGAGCCACGCCCCGGTCCGTTGCCCGATCACCGTCATGGGCGGCCGTCGCGACGCGATCGTACCGGTCGAGGATCTGGAGCCGTGGCGCGCGCTCACCGAAAGCGCATGTGTCCTGCGCCTTTTCGACGGTGATCACTTCTTCATCAATGCCGAACTGCCGCAGGTCGCGCGCGCAATCCGGGCGGATCTCGCACGCGACCTGATCGCAAGCGCCGGCATGCCCGCCAGCATGCCTCAAGCGATTCGATGA